One Bradyrhizobium manausense DNA segment encodes these proteins:
- a CDS encoding winged helix-turn-helix domain-containing protein produces the protein MAELDDIIHQPLRLKIMAALNALPVASGLEFARLKKLTGATDGNLGAHIETLAKAGYVSVEKAFVGKKPQTTVTATAVGRGAFARHVATLQEIIAGKQV, from the coding sequence ATGGCCGAGCTCGACGACATCATTCATCAGCCCTTGCGGCTGAAGATCATGGCCGCCCTGAACGCGCTGCCGGTCGCCTCAGGCCTGGAATTCGCGCGACTGAAGAAACTCACCGGCGCCACCGACGGCAATCTCGGCGCACATATCGAGACCCTCGCCAAGGCGGGTTATGTCTCGGTGGAGAAGGCGTTCGTGGGGAAGAAGCCGCAGACGACCGTGACCGCCACGGCGGTAGGCCGCGGCGCGTTTGCGCGGCATGTGGCGACGTTACAGGAGATCATTGCGGGGAAACAGGTTTAG
- a CDS encoding DUF1127 domain-containing protein yields the protein MSTTYDTIGLPRTSVSIKPAGVFGRFRDALLERLLRQKVHAILSGLSDHELRDIGTTRGEIDYVAYHRDVDPRGSLFVE from the coding sequence ATGAGCACGACCTATGACACGATCGGATTGCCCCGGACCTCGGTCTCGATCAAACCCGCCGGAGTCTTCGGGAGATTTCGGGATGCGTTGCTGGAACGACTCCTGCGCCAAAAGGTGCACGCGATCTTGTCCGGCCTCAGTGACCATGAATTGCGCGATATCGGGACCACGCGCGGCGAGATCGACTATGTGGCGTACCACCGGGATGTCGATCCGCGTGGCAGCCTGTTCGTTGAATAG
- a CDS encoding DUF2093 domain-containing protein, translating into MLNKFGPSGNGEAQVQYLDGDFRVISPGTFVRCAITDTRIPLDELKYWSVDLQEAYATPAAVLQRHFPNAPKPQS; encoded by the coding sequence GTGCTGAACAAGTTCGGCCCCTCGGGCAATGGCGAAGCGCAAGTGCAATATCTCGACGGCGATTTCCGCGTGATCTCGCCGGGGACGTTCGTGCGCTGCGCCATCACAGACACGCGGATCCCGCTCGACGAGCTGAAATACTGGAGCGTGGACCTGCAGGAAGCCTACGCCACGCCCGCCGCCGTGCTGCAGCGGCATTTTCCCAACGCGCCGAAGCCGCAATCGTGA
- a CDS encoding inner membrane-spanning protein YciB: MKNLFAAGKLLLLDMAATLLFLVLYLLTHNVTLSVVLGMALGIAQIGWQIARRRPIDTMQWMSLFLVLGAGTVTLLTNDPRFVMIKPSVIYVIVGVVMLKRGWMNRYLPPVALELVPDVAIIVGYAWSGLMFVSAALNVIVALNVDVATWSVVMSIYGIVSKAAMFFIGYAFMRTIAVSRRRRAAARESDAAMMPG, encoded by the coding sequence ATGAAAAATCTCTTCGCGGCCGGAAAATTGCTGCTGCTCGACATGGCGGCGACGCTGCTCTTTCTCGTGCTCTACCTCCTGACCCACAACGTGACCCTGTCGGTCGTGCTCGGCATGGCGCTGGGCATCGCCCAGATCGGCTGGCAGATCGCGCGCCGCAGGCCAATCGACACCATGCAATGGATGAGCCTGTTCCTGGTGCTCGGCGCCGGCACCGTCACGCTGCTCACCAACGATCCGCGCTTCGTGATGATCAAGCCGAGCGTGATCTACGTGATCGTCGGCGTCGTGATGCTCAAGCGCGGATGGATGAACCGCTATCTGCCGCCGGTCGCGCTCGAGCTGGTGCCTGATGTCGCCATCATCGTCGGCTACGCCTGGTCGGGCCTGATGTTCGTCTCCGCGGCGCTGAACGTGATCGTCGCGCTCAATGTCGACGTGGCGACCTGGTCGGTGGTCATGTCGATCTATGGCATCGTCAGCAAAGCCGCGATGTTTTTCATTGGTTACGCCTTCATGCGCACCATCGCCGTTTCGCGCCGCCGGCGAGCCGCCGCGCGCGAGAGCGATGCCGCGATGATGCCGGGTTGA
- a CDS encoding dienelactone hydrolase family protein, with translation MRLRLTALFLMLLQSAAHAAAAPAPAEVDIPLSSGVLHAQLFKPEGAGPFPTVIALHGCGGLGGHSDPVLPRYRDWAERLLKSGSAVLWPDSYGSRELGPQCRVKEMHVKARRERVIDIAASRAWLMKQSWVARDRVSLIGWANGASALLWAVRPQGFARDAGPDFRAAVAFYPDCRISAGLGWSTRVPTLVLIGGNDDVSSPPACRQMVDGAHGRSALARIVVYPGAYHDFDRANTPVHSASASADAAVPEHGHLGTDSEARAEAQRDVAEWLAR, from the coding sequence ATGCGCCTTCGATTGACCGCCCTGTTCCTGATGCTGCTGCAGTCGGCCGCACACGCCGCAGCGGCGCCCGCACCTGCGGAGGTCGACATTCCGCTGTCCTCCGGCGTGCTGCACGCGCAGCTTTTCAAGCCCGAAGGGGCAGGGCCGTTTCCGACCGTGATCGCGCTGCACGGCTGCGGCGGTCTTGGCGGCCATTCCGATCCCGTGCTGCCGCGCTATCGCGACTGGGCCGAGCGCCTGCTCAAATCGGGCAGTGCCGTGCTCTGGCCCGACAGCTACGGCTCGCGCGAGCTCGGCCCGCAATGCCGCGTCAAGGAGATGCACGTCAAGGCGCGGCGCGAACGCGTCATCGACATCGCGGCTTCGCGCGCCTGGTTGATGAAGCAGAGCTGGGTGGCGCGCGACCGTGTCAGCCTGATCGGCTGGGCCAACGGCGCCAGCGCGCTGCTCTGGGCGGTGCGTCCGCAAGGCTTCGCGCGCGATGCGGGGCCGGACTTCCGCGCCGCGGTCGCGTTCTATCCGGATTGCCGGATCTCCGCCGGCCTCGGCTGGAGCACGCGGGTGCCGACGCTGGTGCTGATCGGCGGCAACGACGACGTCTCGTCGCCGCCGGCCTGCCGCCAGATGGTGGACGGGGCGCACGGCCGCAGCGCGCTTGCGCGCATCGTGGTCTATCCCGGCGCCTATCACGATTTCGACCGCGCCAATACGCCGGTGCATTCTGCTTCCGCCAGCGCCGACGCCGCCGTCCCGGAGCACGGCCATCTCGGCACCGATTCCGAAGCGCGCGCGGAGGCGCAGAGGGACGTCGCGGAGTGGCTGGCGCGTTAG
- a CDS encoding adenylate/guanylate cyclase domain-containing protein — translation MEREQPVRVGRRLAAIVAADVAGYSRLMGLDEVGTARTLREHRQVTDALVAKHGGRLVKTTGDGVLLEFPSVVDAVECAVAVQATMAERNQDVPPDRQMRFRIGINLGDILIEGDDILGDGVNVAARLEGIADPGGICLSSSAYEQVRGKVHVEFTELGEQTLKNIARPVQAYSIRLATSGAQGAPAPHSAPRLSIVVLPFLNIGGVPEQDYFVDGVTESLTTDLSRISGAFVIARNTAFTFKGKAVDVKKLGSELNVRYVLEGSVQRGGNRLRVNVQLIDASSGNHLWAERFEKPLADLFDLQDEIVSQLANALNSQLIEFEARRVARTPHPDATDLYFQGAAWLNAGQRPDDLRKARSFFERALQLEPGNVEALLGTAQVDALMATTFLTDDRAERLAAAELAATTALSFAPNNPRAHFALGSARIFTDRVLQGIRECELALALDRNLARAYGMIGVAKLLIGQGHETEAHIRQAIRLSPRDSFLHVWAMYVGLANFLLRDDAQAVEWYRRSVEVNRNYPLAQFFLGAALAQVGDLAEARATALEALALNPSFTIRRFRSNSPSNHPAYLSLRERLYEGLRLAGVPEE, via the coding sequence ATGGAGCGAGAGCAGCCAGTTCGGGTCGGACGCAGATTGGCCGCTATAGTAGCCGCGGACGTCGCGGGATACTCGCGGCTGATGGGCCTCGACGAGGTTGGCACCGCCCGTACCCTCCGCGAACACCGCCAGGTTACCGATGCGCTCGTGGCGAAACACGGTGGGCGCCTCGTGAAGACCACAGGGGACGGCGTGCTCCTTGAATTTCCCTCGGTGGTCGATGCAGTGGAGTGCGCCGTCGCGGTGCAGGCCACGATGGCTGAGAGGAACCAAGACGTCCCCCCGGATCGCCAAATGCGCTTCAGGATCGGCATCAATCTCGGCGACATCCTCATCGAAGGAGATGACATCCTCGGTGATGGCGTCAACGTGGCAGCACGTCTTGAGGGGATCGCTGATCCCGGTGGCATCTGTCTGTCCTCGTCTGCCTACGAACAGGTGCGCGGCAAGGTGCACGTTGAGTTCACGGAACTTGGTGAACAGACGCTCAAGAACATCGCCCGACCGGTACAGGCATATTCTATTCGTCTCGCGACGAGCGGTGCTCAAGGGGCTCCGGCGCCGCACTCAGCTCCGCGACTGTCCATCGTGGTGCTGCCGTTCTTGAACATCGGCGGCGTCCCCGAACAAGATTACTTCGTAGATGGGGTGACCGAGAGCCTGACCACGGACCTGTCTCGCATTAGTGGAGCGTTCGTCATTGCCCGCAATACTGCCTTCACGTTCAAGGGCAAGGCCGTGGATGTGAAGAAGCTCGGAAGCGAGCTGAACGTTCGCTACGTGCTCGAAGGATCGGTGCAGCGGGGCGGCAACCGACTTCGTGTGAACGTGCAGCTCATCGACGCTTCTAGCGGGAACCACTTGTGGGCCGAACGTTTCGAAAAGCCGCTGGCCGACCTTTTCGACTTGCAAGACGAAATAGTGTCTCAGCTCGCAAATGCACTGAACTCGCAGTTGATTGAATTCGAAGCCCGCCGCGTGGCGCGCACTCCCCACCCCGATGCGACTGACCTGTATTTCCAAGGCGCCGCTTGGCTCAACGCTGGCCAACGCCCCGACGACTTGCGGAAGGCGCGAAGTTTCTTTGAGCGTGCTTTGCAACTCGAACCAGGAAACGTCGAGGCGCTACTGGGAACGGCCCAGGTCGATGCATTGATGGCCACCACTTTCCTTACCGATGATCGGGCAGAACGTCTCGCCGCCGCCGAATTGGCCGCGACAACCGCCTTGTCGTTCGCACCCAACAACCCAAGGGCTCATTTCGCTTTGGGTTCGGCCCGCATTTTTACAGACCGGGTGCTGCAGGGTATTCGCGAATGCGAGCTTGCACTGGCGCTTGATCGTAATCTGGCCCGGGCGTACGGGATGATCGGGGTAGCCAAGCTTCTTATCGGGCAAGGTCATGAGACCGAAGCTCACATCCGACAGGCTATTCGGCTTTCCCCACGCGATAGCTTTCTCCATGTTTGGGCGATGTATGTAGGGTTGGCCAACTTTTTACTCCGTGACGACGCCCAAGCTGTCGAGTGGTATCGGCGCAGTGTTGAGGTAAATCGAAATTATCCACTCGCGCAATTCTTCCTCGGAGCTGCCCTCGCGCAGGTCGGAGATTTAGCTGAAGCGCGGGCAACCGCCTTGGAGGCCCTTGCGCTCAATCCATCGTTCACCATTCGTCGTTTCCGGTCCAATAGCCCGAGCAATCATCCTGCCTACCTTTCATTACGTGAACGCCTCTACGAAGGGCTCCGATTGGCTGGCGTTCCAGAAGAGTAA
- the xseA gene encoding exodeoxyribonuclease VII large subunit, producing MPNRLPMPPAEPLHNAPEFTVSELSQSLKRTVEDTYGHVRVRGEISGFRGAHSSGHCYFALKDESAKIEAVIWKGVHGRMRFKPQEGLEVIATGKLTTYPGSSKYQIVIEALEPAGIGALMALMEERKKKLAAEGLFDEARKQLLPWLPEVIGVVTSPTGAVIRDILHRLEDRFPRHVLVWPVKVQGEGSAEQVAAAIRGFNALPEGGKIPRPDVLIVARGGGSLEDLWSFNEEIVVRAAAESMIPLISAVGHETDITLIDFVADKRAPTPTAAAEMAVPVRSDLFVEVADLARRTRAYWQRAHESRRSELRAAARALPAAIDLLAIPRQRLDSAGGALPRGLKANTHAHFRRFTTASSKLTLRVLHGQIAQAGHRLTVCGERLGLSARSLLRQRRDRFAGLEVRLRASKLSNAQAQRNAIASQRERTHRLSERAGRALVTLLQRLDARVENSGKLLSALSYRGVLARGFALVRDEAGHPLHSADSVGPNARIAIEFADGRVGATADADRPAPVAKRAPAQPKPAAQETKPAQRRVGKPVDQGSLF from the coding sequence ATGCCGAATCGTTTGCCGATGCCGCCTGCGGAACCTCTTCACAACGCCCCCGAATTCACCGTCTCCGAGCTCTCCCAGTCCCTGAAGCGGACGGTGGAGGACACCTATGGCCATGTCCGGGTTCGCGGGGAGATCTCCGGGTTCCGCGGCGCCCATTCCTCCGGCCATTGCTATTTCGCGCTCAAGGACGAGAGCGCCAAGATCGAGGCGGTGATCTGGAAGGGCGTGCACGGCCGCATGCGCTTCAAGCCCCAGGAGGGGCTCGAGGTCATCGCCACAGGCAAGCTCACGACTTATCCGGGCTCCTCTAAGTACCAGATCGTGATCGAGGCGCTGGAGCCGGCCGGCATCGGCGCGCTGATGGCGCTGATGGAGGAGCGCAAGAAGAAGCTCGCCGCCGAAGGCCTGTTCGACGAGGCGCGCAAGCAGCTTTTGCCGTGGCTGCCCGAGGTGATCGGCGTGGTGACCTCGCCGACCGGCGCCGTCATCCGCGACATCCTGCATCGGCTGGAGGACCGCTTCCCCCGCCACGTGCTGGTGTGGCCGGTGAAGGTTCAGGGCGAGGGCTCGGCGGAGCAGGTTGCGGCTGCGATCCGCGGCTTCAATGCGCTGCCCGAGGGCGGCAAGATTCCGCGGCCCGACGTGCTGATCGTCGCGCGCGGCGGCGGCTCGCTGGAGGATCTCTGGTCGTTCAACGAGGAGATCGTGGTTCGCGCGGCAGCCGAGAGCATGATCCCGCTGATCTCGGCGGTGGGCCACGAGACCGACATCACGCTGATCGATTTCGTCGCCGACAAGCGCGCGCCGACACCGACGGCGGCGGCCGAGATGGCTGTGCCGGTGCGCAGCGACCTGTTCGTCGAGGTCGCCGATCTCGCGCGGCGCACGCGCGCCTACTGGCAACGTGCCCATGAGAGCCGCCGCAGCGAATTGCGTGCCGCCGCGCGCGCCTTGCCCGCGGCAATCGATCTGCTCGCAATCCCGCGGCAGCGGCTGGATTCGGCAGGCGGCGCCCTGCCCCGCGGGCTCAAGGCCAACACGCATGCGCATTTCCGCAGGTTCACGACGGCAAGCTCGAAACTGACGCTGCGGGTGCTGCACGGCCAGATCGCGCAGGCCGGTCATCGCCTCACCGTGTGCGGCGAACGGCTCGGCCTGTCCGCGCGCTCGCTGCTGCGGCAGCGGCGCGACCGCTTCGCCGGACTTGAAGTGCGCCTGCGCGCCTCGAAGCTCTCCAACGCACAGGCGCAGCGCAACGCGATTGCCAGCCAGCGCGAACGTACGCATCGTCTCTCCGAGCGCGCCGGCCGCGCGCTGGTGACGCTGCTGCAGCGTTTGGACGCCCGCGTCGAGAACAGCGGCAAGCTGCTCTCCGCGCTGTCCTATCGCGGCGTGCTCGCCCGCGGCTTCGCGCTGGTGCGCGATGAAGCCGGCCATCCGCTGCACTCGGCCGACAGCGTCGGGCCGAATGCGCGGATCGCGATCGAGTTCGCGGATGGACGTGTCGGCGCGACGGCCGATGCGGATCGGCCGGCGCCTGTGGCCAAGCGCGCGCCGGCGCAACCGAAGCCGGCGGCGCAGGAGACCAAGCCCGCACAGAGGCGCGTCGGCAAGCCGGTGGATCAGGGCAGCTTGTTCTAG
- the purD gene encoding phosphoribosylamine--glycine ligase — protein sequence MHILLLGSGGREHALAWKIAASPLVTKFWCAPGNAGIAREAECVALDVADHAAVIDFCKKNAVELVVVGPETPLAAGIVDDLTASGIKAFGPDKIPAQLESSKGFTKALCTEFGIPTGAYKRFTNARDARDYVHSQGAPIVVKADGLAAGKGVVVAKTVREAEDAIAMMFEGAFGEAGAEVVIEEFLPGREISFFALCDGVTAIPLASAQDHKRVFDHDVGPNTGGMGAYSPTPLVTPAIHDAIMAKIILPTVAGMKKRGTPFRGILYAGIMLTTQGPKLFEFNVRFGDPECQVLMMRMMSDIVPAFLASVDGQLRNFDLRWYPESALTVVMAAKGYPGDYQKGTRIEGLDDAAEVETAEIFHAGTVAKDGAILANGGRVLNVCALGATVTEAQARAYQAVDRIIWPDGFCRRDIGWQAVDAEKAKG from the coding sequence ATGCACATTCTCCTGCTTGGTTCCGGCGGCCGCGAACATGCCCTGGCGTGGAAAATCGCAGCCTCCCCCCTGGTGACCAAATTCTGGTGCGCGCCCGGCAATGCCGGCATCGCGCGCGAGGCGGAATGCGTGGCGCTCGATGTCGCCGACCATGCCGCCGTGATCGACTTCTGCAAAAAGAACGCGGTCGAGCTGGTCGTGGTCGGCCCGGAGACGCCGCTGGCGGCCGGCATCGTCGATGACCTCACCGCATCAGGCATCAAGGCGTTCGGGCCGGACAAGATCCCGGCCCAGCTCGAAAGCTCCAAGGGCTTTACCAAGGCGCTCTGCACCGAGTTCGGCATTCCGACCGGCGCCTACAAGCGCTTCACCAACGCCAGGGACGCGCGCGATTACGTGCACAGCCAGGGCGCGCCGATCGTGGTGAAGGCCGATGGCCTAGCCGCCGGCAAGGGCGTCGTCGTTGCAAAGACCGTGCGCGAGGCCGAGGACGCCATCGCCATGATGTTCGAGGGCGCGTTTGGCGAGGCCGGCGCCGAGGTCGTGATCGAGGAGTTTCTGCCGGGCCGCGAGATCAGCTTCTTCGCGCTGTGCGACGGCGTAACCGCCATTCCGCTCGCGTCCGCGCAGGACCACAAGCGCGTGTTCGACCACGACGTCGGCCCGAACACCGGCGGCATGGGCGCCTATTCGCCGACGCCGCTGGTGACGCCGGCGATCCACGACGCGATCATGGCGAAAATCATCCTGCCGACGGTCGCGGGCATGAAGAAGCGCGGCACGCCGTTCCGCGGCATTCTCTACGCCGGCATCATGCTGACGACGCAGGGCCCAAAGCTGTTCGAGTTCAACGTGCGCTTCGGCGATCCCGAGTGCCAGGTGCTGATGATGCGCATGATGTCGGACATCGTGCCGGCGTTCCTCGCGTCGGTTGATGGCCAGCTCAGGAATTTTGACCTGCGCTGGTATCCGGAGTCTGCACTCACGGTGGTGATGGCGGCGAAGGGCTATCCCGGCGACTACCAGAAGGGCACGCGGATCGAGGGGCTCGATGACGCCGCTGAGGTCGAGACCGCCGAGATCTTCCACGCCGGCACGGTCGCGAAGGATGGCGCCATCCTCGCCAATGGCGGCCGCGTCCTCAATGTCTGCGCGCTCGGCGCGACCGTCACCGAGGCGCAGGCGCGCGCCTATCAGGCCGTCGACCGCATCATCTGGCCTGATGGATTCTGCCGCCGCGACATCGGCTGGCAGGCGGTGGACGCCGAGAAGGCCAAGGGTTAA
- a CDS encoding alpha/beta hydrolase produces the protein MAMRLLRGALGLLKWGLCAVGAVALIFTALIATPLQRPPEMRSVSDSAKGIDWSTLPALERFQARDGTWLGYRHYAAGGSATGRGAIFIHGSSGSSGTVNHALTAAISAHGVETWALDTRGHGGSGTHGDIAYVGQLEDDLVDFVAHVRRSAPDLPLTLIGHSAGAGFSLRVAATPIVQDLFVRTVLVAPYLGYDAPTNFEHSGGWANADIPRFLGLTALRKLGIDCCSQLPVLAFAVPANSERILTATYSDRLMRNFATRGYRLDLPAVTHPMTVFGGAADEMMISAKYAETVQAIRPDIDVKIIEGVNHMGMVTNPKAVNAIAEDVATRGAGQS, from the coding sequence ATGGCGATGCGATTGCTGCGAGGTGCCTTGGGCTTGCTCAAATGGGGTCTGTGCGCGGTTGGCGCAGTGGCGCTCATCTTCACCGCCCTGATCGCGACGCCGCTGCAGCGGCCGCCTGAGATGCGTTCGGTCTCGGACTCCGCCAAGGGCATCGACTGGTCCACATTGCCGGCGCTGGAGCGCTTCCAGGCCCGCGACGGCACCTGGCTCGGCTATCGCCATTACGCCGCGGGCGGCTCCGCCACCGGTCGCGGCGCCATCTTCATCCACGGCTCGTCCGGCTCCTCCGGCACGGTCAATCACGCCCTGACGGCGGCGATATCAGCGCATGGCGTCGAGACCTGGGCGCTGGATACGCGCGGCCACGGCGGCTCGGGCACGCACGGGGATATCGCCTATGTCGGCCAGCTCGAGGACGACCTCGTCGACTTCGTCGCCCATGTCCGCAGGAGCGCGCCGGATCTGCCGTTGACCCTGATCGGCCATTCCGCCGGTGCCGGCTTCTCGCTGCGCGTCGCCGCGACACCGATCGTCCAGGATCTGTTCGTCCGCACCGTGCTGGTCGCGCCCTATCTCGGCTATGACGCGCCGACCAATTTCGAGCATTCCGGCGGCTGGGCCAATGCCGATATCCCGCGCTTTCTCGGGCTCACCGCCTTGCGCAAGCTCGGCATCGATTGCTGCTCGCAGCTGCCGGTGCTTGCCTTCGCCGTGCCCGCGAATTCGGAACGCATTTTGACGGCGACCTATTCCGATCGCCTGATGCGCAACTTTGCGACCCGCGGCTATCGCCTCGATCTGCCGGCCGTGACGCATCCGATGACGGTCTTCGGCGGTGCCGCGGACGAGATGATGATATCAGCCAAATATGCCGAGACCGTGCAGGCCATCAGGCCTGATATCGACGTCAAGATCATCGAGGGCGTCAACCACATGGGCATGGTCACCAACCCGAAGGCCGTCAACGCGATTGCCGAGGACGTGGCCACGCGGGGAGCAGGGCAGTCGTGA